Part of the Scrofimicrobium sp. R131 genome is shown below.
ACCATTGCCGCCCACGGGCGACCCTGCATCGACATGGGGGCTCGCCGCACCCACGAGCGGGCCGCGGTCTCGGCGGCCCGGGCTGCCGTCATCGGTGGGTTTATCTCCACCTCTGACCTGGAAGCCGGGATCAGGTACGGGATCCCCACGGTGGGAACCTCCGCCCACTCCTTCACCCTGCTGTACGACCGCGAAGAGGATGCGTTTGCCGCCCAGATTGCCCAGCAGGGCACGGGCACCACCCTGCTGGTCGACACCTACTCGATCAGCCAGGGCGTGGAGAACGCGGTGGCGGCGGCTCGCGCCGCTGGCGGTGAGCTGGGGTCGGTGCGCCTGGATTCCGGTGACCTGGTCGCCCACGCCTTCAAAGTCCGCGGGCAGTTGGACTCCCTGGGGGCCACCTCGACCAAGATCGTGGTCACCTCAGACCTGGACGAGTATTCGATCGCGGCCCTGGGGGCGGCCCCGGTCGACATTTACGGCGTTGGTACCAAGCTGGTGACCGGCTCGGGCGTCCCCACTGCCGCGCTGGTTTACAAGCTGGTGGCCCGGGAGAACGAAGCCGGGCAGATGATCGGGGTCGCCAAGCGCTCGGAATCGAAGAGCACCGTGGCGGGCCGGAAAGTCGCGGGTCGGCGCTACGACGAGGACGGCTACGCCTCCGAGGAAGTCCTGGTGGCGGGCGCGGACTGGGCTCAGACCCAGGAGCAGTTGCGCGAGCTGGGGATGCGCCCCCTGCAGCAGCCGCTCGTGCTGGGCGGGGAGATCAACTCTGACCTGTGGTCGGCCGAAGCGGTTTTGGCCGCTCAGGAGCTGCACCGGCGGGCCCGAAACGAGCTGCCCTACGCCGCCTGGCGCCTGTCCGAGGGCGAAGCCGCAGTTCCCACCCGCTACTACGAAACTGGGGAGCTCACCAAGTGAACTCCCCAGTTGTCAGCGGCTAACCCTAGTCTTTGAACGGCCAGGACGGCCCCTGTTTGCCCATTTCGTCCCGCAGCTGCTTGCAGCGCGGGCAGACCGGGTAGTTCTTCGCGTCGCGGGTGGGAACCCAGACTTTTCCGCACAGAGCCACCACCGCTTGGCCCGTAACCGCTGACCGGTTGGCCCGGTCCCGACGCACATAGTGCGCATAGCGGTCACCGTTACCCGAACCTTGGTCCGGTTTGACCTGGGTCTGCTCCAGAACGTCGAGGCTTCCCCCGCGCTGCGGCTCAGTCATCGTCTGTTCCCCTTTGATTGCCTACCGATCGGCCCATTCGGTCCGCAGGTAACCCTCCCAGGTGGCCTGCAGGTGTTCACGACCTTCGAGCTTAGAGGCGGCCGCCTCATCCAGCAAGACAATTGCCTCATTGTGGAACTGCATGATGGTGGCGGGCCAGTGGGCCGAAACCGGGCCCTCAACCAGCTCGCGAACCGCGTCGGCCTTGCCGGCCCCGGTCACAACCATGATCAGCTCGCGCGCGTCCATGATGGTGCCCAAGCCCTGGGTGATGCAGGCGGTCGGCACCTGGTTGATATCGCCGTCGAAGAAGCGCGAGTTGTCCACGCGGGTTTGCTCGGTCAGGAACCCGAGGTGGGTGCGGGAGGTCAGCGAGCCACCCGGCTCGTTGAACCCGATGTGCCCGTCGGAGCCGATCCCCAAAATCTGGATGTCGACCCCGCCGGCCGCCTTGATCGCCTCGTCGTACTCCTTGGCGGCTGCCACCGAGTCGGCTGCCTGCCCGTTGGGGGCGTGCACGGTTCCGGGGGCAAAGTCGACCTGGCCGGTGAACTCACGCTCAATGAAGTTGCGGTACCCCTCCGGGTGATCGGCGGGCAGACCCACGTACTCATCCAGGCAGAAGGCCTTGGCTTCGGCGAAGGAGATCTCCCCCGCCTGCTGCAGGCGAATCAGTTCCTGGTAGAGCGGCAGCGGCGAGGAGCCGGTAGCCAATCCAATCACCGCGTTCGGCTTGCGACGCAAAACCCGCGCTACCCGCTGGGCGGCTACTGCCCCGATCTCTTCTTCACTGCCAAGAACTGCAACCTGCATGAGTCGATCCCTTCATTGAGGTCAAAATTGAGCTTCCGGGATCATTCTACGCTGTCTCAGAGCGGCCAGGTTGGGCCGTTTTTCCGGTGGGATGGCCGTCGCAGCCACCGGTCGGCTACCGGTAACCCACCGGCCCAAACGACCCAACAGCCAGGCAACCAAACGGGGATCATCCAAATGGATGATCCCCGTGTCAAGTCTGGGAAGGGGTCTAGTTCCTCCCCCGAAGCACTACTTGTTAGAGACGGCCTTCTTCAGGGTGGAGCCAGCGGTCAGCTTCACGCCGTAGCCTGCCGGGATCTGAATCTCTTCGCCGGTGCGGGGGTTGCGGCCGGTGCGGGCGGCGCGCTCAACACGCTCCACCGACATCAGGCCGGTCACCTTGACGGCTTCACCCTTGGACAGGGAGTCGATCAGCACCTCCTGGAAGGCGCCCAGAGCAGCGTCAGCCTGCGTCTTGGTCAGGCCCGCGCGGTCGGCGATGGCGGCGACAATCTCAGTACGATTCATGGACATGTAAGGACCTCTTCCATTCTTGCAATAGAGCACCACTTGAGTGGCTAGGAAAACCCTACGAAAGAGTTGGCCACTTGTCAGCTTCGGCGCGCCGATTCTGCGTCATACTGCCAGAAAGTCTGCGCCGGGCCGTTGACAGATGCCCGCGGTTGGTGCCATACTTGGCCGCCCGGCCTCAGAACCGTCAAAACCCCCGGTTTTGCAACGATTTCGCGAGTTTTCGCACATCTGGCCGCGCCGGGGCGCTTCCCGGAAAACCTCGTCGCACAAATGTGAGAAGAGTCTACAAACTGCCTGATCTGGCCGTTTCGGTCCAAACTGGCAGTTCGGCGGCGGTTTGAGCAGCTCCCACCGCTCCCCCGACGACGGTTGCACCCAGCAGATCAGAGGTCGCCCATTGGGCCTCTGCCTGCCACGCCTCGGCCACCCGGACCGCCTCCTCGTGACTGGCGCATAGCGCCGCGACGGTCGGTCCCGACCCGGACACCACCCAGGCGGTGGCTCCCAGTGAAAGCGCCTGCTGCCCGGCCTGGGCCAACTCGGGACGAAGCGAGAGCGCGGTCGCCTGCAACTCGTTGTCCAGCAGTGGGCCCAGTTCCCCCGCCGGCCCGGTCAGGGCCCGAGCCCGGTCCAGGTAGTCCGAGGCGGAGGGCAGCTCTTCGGCACCCAGCCCCAGCTCGTCAAATCGTCGGAACACGGCCGGGGTCGACAGCCCGACCCGGAAGAAGGCCAGCGCCCACCAGTGGATGGGCTGGGCTGGGGCCGGCGCCACGGTCAGCAACCGGTCGCCGCGATCGTCCCCTACCGACCAGTTTCCCCGTAGGCAGGCGGGCACGTCCGCGCCCAGGCGCCGCCCCAACGCCTCCAGTTGTTCCAGGCCCAGTCCCAGGTCCCACAGATCGTTGACGGCCACCAGGGTGGCGGCAGCGTCCGCCGATCCACCCGCCATCCCCCCGGCCGCCGGAATCGTTTTGTGCACCGTGAGTGACAATCCGGCCGCGGTAGCCCCCCAGCGGGCCGCCACCAGCGGCTGGAGGACCTTGGCTGCCCGCACGGCCAGGTGCTGTTCTGGCGGCAGCTGGGCAAGCGCCCCGGTGGCGACGGGGTCCAGGGCGGGGGCTCCAACCCCGTCCACGCTGGGCCGGTAGGCCAGGGTGCGAACGGACACCCCGGGGGCCCGCTGGGTCCTGGCTTGGACGTACTCCCACAGGTTGACCGCTTCAAACACGGTCAGCAGGGGGTGGTAGTGATCGGGTCCCGGTCGGGCGACCTTCAGCACC
Proteins encoded:
- a CDS encoding 4-(cytidine 5'-diphospho)-2-C-methyl-D-erythritol kinase, with the protein product MREAIGQAPAKVNLVLKVARPGPDHYHPLLTVFEAVNLWEYVQARTQRAPGVSVRTLAYRPSVDGVGAPALDPVATGALAQLPPEQHLAVRAAKVLQPLVAARWGATAAGLSLTVHKTIPAAGGMAGGSADAAATLVAVNDLWDLGLGLEQLEALGRRLGADVPACLRGNWSVGDDRGDRLLTVAPAPAQPIHWWALAFFRVGLSTPAVFRRFDELGLGAEELPSASDYLDRARALTGPAGELGPLLDNELQATALSLRPELAQAGQQALSLGATAWVVSGSGPTVAALCASHEEAVRVAEAWQAEAQWATSDLLGATVVGGAVGAAQTAAELPVWTETARSGSL
- a CDS encoding DUF3039 domain-containing protein, which encodes MTEPQRGGSLDVLEQTQVKPDQGSGNGDRYAHYVRRDRANRSAVTGQAVVALCGKVWVPTRDAKNYPVCPRCKQLRDEMGKQGPSWPFKD
- a CDS encoding nicotinate phosphoribosyltransferase codes for the protein MPASFSTAMLTDKYELTMVDAALHSGVSNRRSIFELFGRKLPATRRFGVVAGTGRILEALERFEFSEDQIQWLADQGTYSPLLLDFLQDFRFQGDIYGYAEGECYFPGSPLLTVEGTFSECTLLETLVLSVLNHDCAVASAASRMTIAAHGRPCIDMGARRTHERAAVSAARAAVIGGFISTSDLEAGIRYGIPTVGTSAHSFTLLYDREEDAFAAQIAQQGTGTTLLVDTYSISQGVENAVAAARAAGGELGSVRLDSGDLVAHAFKVRGQLDSLGATSTKIVVTSDLDEYSIAALGAAPVDIYGVGTKLVTGSGVPTAALVYKLVARENEAGQMIGVAKRSESKSTVAGRKVAGRRYDEDGYASEEVLVAGADWAQTQEQLRELGMRPLQQPLVLGGEINSDLWSAEAVLAAQELHRRARNELPYAAWRLSEGEAAVPTRYYETGELTK
- the nagB gene encoding glucosamine-6-phosphate deaminase, with translation MQVAVLGSEEEIGAVAAQRVARVLRRKPNAVIGLATGSSPLPLYQELIRLQQAGEISFAEAKAFCLDEYVGLPADHPEGYRNFIEREFTGQVDFAPGTVHAPNGQAADSVAAAKEYDEAIKAAGGVDIQILGIGSDGHIGFNEPGGSLTSRTHLGFLTEQTRVDNSRFFDGDINQVPTACITQGLGTIMDARELIMVVTGAGKADAVRELVEGPVSAHWPATIMQFHNEAIVLLDEAAASKLEGREHLQATWEGYLRTEWADR
- a CDS encoding HU family DNA-binding protein is translated as MSMNRTEIVAAIADRAGLTKTQADAALGAFQEVLIDSLSKGEAVKVTGLMSVERVERAARTGRNPRTGEEIQIPAGYGVKLTAGSTLKKAVSNK